A single genomic interval of Pomacea canaliculata isolate SZHN2017 linkage group LG5, ASM307304v1, whole genome shotgun sequence harbors:
- the LOC112563986 gene encoding uncharacterized protein LOC112563986 produces MKPRNAVDGSGASRRDNPAPSDSPGLVRKKHRLQGERICRVCGDKAVAHNFDVITCESCKTFFRRNAHKQQKSCGFTGNCEITRQTRRFCPACRLQKCFDIGMRADMILDEAERQARLEKIAQNRKKRQEAARKEAGYCSKTTNSTRQCFPDSSRPELDGAWTAEGTAAPSDFPNDSDNSSPTDVIGGLSVHNHHELQPLPGSSSDITAAAMKEESTLKSVSEKKTQSRRPFQHVPNACYHVTLDTLLQMPSSPEALEVQLSELSLEKTLCYCQRFPLKMVEFVKTMPTSGHYRSASDLRAVRDQMAASKFSAMLVMMLKSSALFCEERDAWIKEFGELPVSTFARVTRHEQVIGHYADFCRNLKRILKNDYSAFVLLTCMVLFDPLARTSSTARLYTILLKHYLESQFSYVFAADYLAALLDSIVEGKMVAVEMTAMFNGWKSTLDPLMVEVMNLTLCVAIRSSCAALELLNHSTLHSLAHAILADNLLTKHCISCQLSEETAVAVCPSVADMATCNGALVQTPNASEEDVPQGASSNRRQRAMPTKTCRVCGDKALAHNFDVISCESCKAFFRRNALRDKIKPCSYQGDCDITVDTRRSCCYCRLKKCLDCGMKADMILDTEELKARHEKFTNNRLKRLKIATDEQVDKRMASSGYVAEDSAEVGTLTAADKAGSQGDNLTISTSVDREYGANQHETIQQANSLAASQNERPSYSHLLKPFQHVSLDRLPSDPLMYWHLTEEERGLLGELTSAYENTILHHIPTFRPHIILGVLTPAFVLNGCRSFAHSVVTFFKRVRDFRSLTLEDQMAVLQDSATVHMVLRSSANFVVETDMWIKDTGYMPVSHYLQAMPAHASTVRMLADLSASLKTILRNDAAAYALLHCVAAFDSRSAGVRDRQLVNALGEKYNTLLKHHLEAQFTYLYAADYLDALRQLLPHLKTVGDRHKYALEEYVDSIEPLMAELFNFH; encoded by the exons ATGAAG CCTCGCAATGCAGTCGATGGATCTGGAGCAAGCAGGAGGGACAACCCTGCCCCTTCGGACAGTCCGGGGCTCGTCCGCAAGAAGCATCGCCTGCAAGGGGAGAGAATCTGTCGCGTGTGTGGTGACAAGGCCGTGGCGCACAACTTCGACGTCATCACGTGCGAGTCGTGCAAAACCTTCTTCCGGCGGAACGCTCACAAACAGCAG AAGTCGTGTGGCTTCACGGGAAATTGCGAGATCACACGGCAGACACGCCGCTTCTGCCCAGCCTGTCGCCTGCAGAAATGCTTCGACATCGGCATGAGGGCCGACATGATCCTGG ATGAGGCCGAAAGGCAAGCGCGTCTGGAGAAGATCGCACAGAACCGCAAGAAGCGGCAGGAGGCTGCCAGAAAGGAGGCAGGGTACTGCAGCAAGACGACCAACAGCACGCGACAATGCTTCCCGGACTCCAGCAGACCGGAGCTGGATGGAGCCTGGACTGCGGAGGGAACAGCAGCGCCCTCTGATTTTCCAAACGACAGCGACAACAGCAGCCCCACAGATGTCATCGGCGGACTGTCGGTGCATAACCACCACGAGCTGCAGCCACTGCCTGGAAGTTCTTCCGACATTACCGCTGCTGCCATGAAGGAAGAATCCACCCTGAAGTCGGTGTCGGAGAAAAAAACGCAGTCCCGTCGCCCGTTCCAGCACGTGCCAAACGCCTGCTACCATGTGACCCTT GACACCTTACTACAGATGCCCAGTAGCCCAGAGGCGCTGGAGGTGCAGTTGAGCGAACTCAGTCTGGAGAAGACGCTGTGCTACTGTCAGCGATTTCCTCTGAAAATGGTGGAGTTCGTTAAGACAATGCCGACTTCCGGTCACTACAGGTCAGCATCTGACCTACGAGCG GTCCGAGACCAGATGGCGGCCTCCAAGTTCAGCGCCATGCTGGTCATGATGCTGAAGAGCTCCGCGTTGTTCTGTGAGGAGCGCGACGCGTGGATCAAGGAGTTCGGCGAACTGCCCGTCTCCACGTTCGCTCGCGTCACGCGACACGAGCAGGTCATAGGTCACTACGCCGATTTCTGCCGCAACCTCAAGAGAATCCTCAAGAACGACTACTCCGCCTTTGTCCTTCTCACCTGCATGGTTCTCTTCGACCCCTTGGCACGGACCTCTTCGACCGCCAGGCT GTACACCATCCTTCTGAAGCATTACCTCGAGTCCCAGTTCTCCTACGTGTTCGCGGCAGATTACCTGGCGGCGCTTCTAGACAGCATTGTGGAGGGCAAGATGGTGGCCGTTGAAATGACGGCAATGTTCAACGGGTGGAAATCTACCCTGGACCCACTCATGGTGGAAGTTATGAATCTCAC TTTGTGTGTCGCTATTCGGTCGTCGTGCGCAGCTCTCGAGCTGTTGAATCATTCCACACTGCATTCTTTGGCACACGCCATACTAGCAGACAACCTGCTTACTAAACACTGCATTAGCTGCCAGTTGTCTGAAG AGACTGCGGTGGCAGTTTGTCCCAGTGTTGCTGATATGGCAACCTGCAACGGGGCGCTGGTTCAGACACCGAATGCTAGCGAGGAGGACGTGCCTCAGGGAGCCAGCTCCAACCGCAGGCAGCGCGCGATGCCCACCAAGACGTGCCGCGTGTGTGGCGACAAGGCCCTGGCGCACAActttgacgtcatttcctgcgAGTCCTGCAAGGCCTTCTTCAGGCGCAACGCGCTGAGGGACAAG ATAAAGCCATGTTCCTACCAGGGAGACTGTGACATCACGGTTGACACCCGTCGCTCTTGCTGCTACTGTCGCCTGAAAAAATGTCTCGACTGTGGCATGAAGGCGGACATGATTCTGG ACACAGAAGAACTGAAGGCGCGCCACGAGAAATTTACCAACAACAGGCTAAAGAGACTAAAGATCGCCACTGATGAGCAGGTAGACAAAAGAATGGCATCTTCTGGGTACGTTGCTGAGGACTCCGCTGAGGTCGGCACCCTCACAGCTGCAGACAAGGCTGGGAGTCAGGGGGACAACTTGACTATCTCAACCAGCGTGGACAGGGAATATGGCGCAAACCAGCATGAAACGATCCAGCAAGCAAACTCGCTAGCAGCGAGCCAGAATGAAAGACCATCGTACAGTCACCTTCTGAAGCCATTCCAGCACGTGTCACTTGACCGCTTGCCCTCCGACCCCTTAATGTATTGGCATTTGACGGAGGAGGAGCGCGGCCTGCTGGGGGAGCTGACGTCAGCCTACGAGAACACCATTCTGCATCACATTCCAACCTTCCGACCCCACATCATCTTGGGTGTGCTGACACCGGCTTTCGTCCTGAACGGGTGCAGGAGCTTCGCGCACAGCGTCGTCACCTTCTTCAAGCGCGTGCGTGACTTCAGGTCCTTGACGTTGGAAGACCAGATGGCCGTTCTGCAGGACTCTGCCACCGTCCACATGGTACTCCGGAGCTCCGCCAACTTCGTGGTGGAGACGGACATGTGGATCAAGGACACTGGCTACATGCCCGTCTCGCACTACCTGCAAGCCATGCCGGCGCATGCGTCCACGGTGCGGATGTTAGCCGACCTGTCGGCGTCGCTCAAGACCATCCTGCGTAACGACGCTGCAGCCTACGCCCTGCTGCACTGCGTGGCGGCTTTCGACTCGCGCAGCGCGGGGGTCCGCGACCGGCAGCTGGTGAACGCGCTAGGGGAAAAGTACAACACGCTGCTCAAGCACCACCTGGAGGCTCAGTTCACCTACCTGTACGCCGCTGACTACCTGGACGCCCTGAGACAGCTACTGCCGCACCTCAAGACCGTGGGAGACCGACACAAGTATGCCCTCGAAGAGTATGTCGACTCCATAGAGCCATTAATGGCTGAACTCTTTAACTTCCACTGA
- the LOC112563482 gene encoding uncharacterized protein LOC112563482: MAASKFSAMLVMMLKSSALFCEERDAWIKEFGELPVSTFARVTRHEQVIGHYADFCRNLKRILKNDYSAFVLLTCMVLFDPLARTSSTARLSTASTTSTPSF, encoded by the exons ATGGCGGCCTCCAAGTTCAGCGCCATGCTGGTCATGATGCTGAAGAGCTCCGCGTTGTTCTGTGAGGAGCGCGACGCGTGGATCAAGGAGTTCGGCGAACTGCCCGTCTCCACGTTCGCTCGCGTCACGCGACACGAGCAGGTCATAGGTCACTACGCCGATTTCTGCCGCAACCTCAAGAGAATCCTCAAGAACGACTACTCCGCCTTTGTCCTTCTCACCTGCATGGTTCTCTTCGACCCCTTGGCACGGACCTCTTCGACCGCCAGGCTGTCAACAGCCTCCACGACAA GTACACCATCCTTCTGA